A single window of Nocardia sp. NBC_01327 DNA harbors:
- a CDS encoding LmeA family phospholipid-binding protein, translated as MRALVTLIVLLGIGLVIGDRVAVVMAQNEIGRKIAADYNLPQQPRVTIGGVPFLTQAADGKYHDIGIRVGDWSEQNLTVHDLDVKLTDVSAPLTDLIHNRTSNLVAATATATAVVPYDAVKGFAPSGVESISNSPDGLRVTGTFSVEGLSVPGTVVVTVAPTADGIEVTPVSVQAAAGGPSIPLALLRQTLAFTVPLQRLPLGARLTAIQPSADGLHVTAAAQDVHFSDLQ; from the coding sequence ATGCGCGCATTGGTGACATTGATCGTTCTGCTGGGAATCGGGCTGGTGATCGGCGACCGGGTCGCAGTCGTAATGGCGCAGAACGAGATCGGGCGCAAGATCGCCGCCGACTACAATCTGCCGCAGCAGCCGCGGGTCACGATCGGCGGCGTTCCGTTTCTGACCCAGGCCGCCGACGGCAAATATCACGACATCGGGATTCGGGTCGGTGACTGGAGCGAGCAGAACCTCACCGTGCACGATCTCGACGTCAAGCTGACCGATGTGTCGGCGCCGCTGACCGATCTGATTCACAATCGCACGTCGAACCTTGTCGCGGCCACGGCGACCGCGACCGCAGTCGTCCCCTACGACGCGGTGAAGGGATTCGCGCCGTCGGGAGTGGAATCGATCTCGAACAGTCCGGACGGGCTGCGGGTCACGGGAACGTTCTCGGTAGAAGGTCTTTCGGTGCCGGGGACGGTGGTGGTGACCGTCGCACCGACCGCCGACGGCATCGAGGTCACTCCGGTTTCGGTCCAGGCCGCGGCGGGCGGGCCATCGATTCCGCTGGCACTGCTGCGCCAAACCCTGGCCTTCACCGTGCCGCTGCAGCGGCTGCCGCTCGGTGCGCGGTTGACGGCGATCCAGCCGAGCGCCGACGGCCTGCATGTGACCGCCGCCGCCCAGGACGTGCACTTCTCCGATCTGCAGTGA
- a CDS encoding TenA family protein — protein sequence MSLSAHLEQLGRPLVEEQLAHPTVAGIAAGNLAEPVFRSWLEQDYLFLLDYVRVFSRLAWQAPAGHLGDLVDLAHATYHDELSLHRSLAAEFGADLESAVKGEPCTKYTAFLLDSAANYADGLAALYPCMWGYSTLGGLLAANPPADPRYRRWIDTYADPGFAALTARCAQMLDEVGGDNAEDLFLTGMRHELAFWDVPFSRE from the coding sequence ATGAGCCTTTCAGCACATTTGGAGCAGCTCGGCCGCCCGCTGGTCGAGGAGCAGCTGGCGCACCCGACGGTGGCGGGGATCGCTGCGGGCAACCTCGCCGAGCCGGTGTTCCGCTCCTGGCTGGAACAGGACTACCTGTTCCTGCTCGACTACGTCCGTGTCTTCTCCCGCCTCGCCTGGCAGGCGCCCGCCGGCCACCTCGGCGACCTGGTCGACCTCGCACACGCCACTTACCACGACGAACTCTCGCTGCACCGCAGTCTGGCCGCGGAGTTCGGCGCCGACCTCGAGAGCGCCGTAAAAGGCGAACCGTGCACGAAATACACTGCGTTCCTGCTGGATTCGGCCGCGAACTACGCCGACGGCCTAGCCGCCCTCTACCCTTGTATGTGGGGCTACTCAACGCTCGGCGGCCTCCTCGCGGCGAACCCGCCCGCCGACCCGCGCTACCGGCGCTGGATCGACACCTACGCCGATCCCGGCTTCGCAGCGCTCACCGCCCGCTGTGCCCAGATGCTCGACGAGGTCGGCGGCGATAACGCGGAGGACCTGTTCCTGACCGGCATGCGCCATGAACTCGCATTCTGGGATGTGCCGTTCAGCCGCGAGTGA
- a CDS encoding VOC family protein: MAAVRTIQVTFDCAEPERVARFWCEVLGYEHRGSAGVDPSGVGPRLYFQRVPEGKVVKNRVHLDVRVGTGLVGDERVAALEEECARLVALGAVRVRLLRADGVNESCLVMQDIEGNEFCLD; the protein is encoded by the coding sequence ATGGCAGCGGTCAGAACTATTCAAGTCACCTTCGACTGTGCGGAGCCTGAGCGCGTCGCTCGCTTTTGGTGCGAGGTACTGGGATACGAACATCGGGGGTCGGCGGGCGTCGATCCCTCGGGGGTGGGGCCGCGCTTGTACTTTCAGCGGGTGCCCGAAGGCAAGGTCGTCAAGAATCGGGTGCATCTTGATGTGCGGGTCGGGACCGGGCTCGTGGGGGACGAGCGCGTGGCCGCGCTCGAGGAGGAATGCGCGCGATTGGTTGCGCTCGGCGCGGTACGGGTGCGGCTGCTGCGTGCCGATGGAGTCAATGAATCGTGCCTGGTGATGCAGGATATCGAGGGCAACGAGTTCTGTCTCGACTGA
- a CDS encoding fused (3R)-hydroxyacyl-ACP dehydratase subunits HadA/HadB, with protein sequence METAFDVAGLIGYRYRADDYYEVGREKIREYARAVQAYHPAHWTESAAGEFGYSGLVAPATFTSIVAMRTNRVLFEDVMTGYDTFLHTDQVFEFHQPVVAGDRLTVDVELSSVRRVAGRDLLTVTNTFTDLSGRIVQIMHTTLVGITSDDVDADISDAIEGVVMSGVDVAPLSPAPHAADAAQTALSSQVSRTRVPHTAIRFDDIAAGDELPPRTVQLTRGDLVNYAGVAGDANPIHWNEEVAALAGLPDVIAHGMLTMGLGAGFVTDWLGDPGAIVRYTARLSNYTVVEAVSAGAVEFSGRIKSLDPETRTATVVLIAKSAGRKIFGLATTEIRLA encoded by the coding sequence ATGGAGACAGCATTCGACGTAGCCGGGCTGATCGGCTACCGCTATCGCGCCGACGACTACTACGAGGTCGGTCGCGAGAAGATCCGCGAATACGCGCGAGCTGTCCAGGCTTACCATCCGGCGCACTGGACCGAGTCCGCCGCGGGCGAATTCGGATACTCCGGGCTGGTCGCGCCGGCCACCTTCACCTCGATCGTGGCCATGCGGACCAATCGCGTGCTGTTCGAGGACGTCATGACCGGCTACGACACGTTCCTGCATACCGACCAGGTCTTCGAATTTCACCAGCCTGTCGTGGCCGGTGACCGACTGACCGTCGATGTCGAACTGTCCTCGGTTCGCCGAGTCGCGGGGCGGGACCTGCTCACCGTCACCAATACCTTCACCGATCTGTCCGGCCGGATTGTGCAGATCATGCACACCACACTCGTCGGCATCACCAGCGATGACGTCGATGCCGATATCAGCGATGCCATCGAGGGCGTGGTCATGAGCGGTGTGGACGTCGCGCCGTTGTCCCCGGCTCCGCACGCCGCAGACGCCGCACAGACCGCCCTCTCTTCGCAGGTATCGCGAACACGTGTGCCGCACACCGCAATCCGCTTCGACGACATCGCCGCCGGTGACGAGCTACCGCCCCGCACCGTCCAGCTGACGCGCGGCGACCTGGTGAACTACGCGGGTGTCGCCGGTGATGCGAATCCGATCCACTGGAACGAGGAGGTCGCCGCACTGGCTGGCCTGCCCGACGTCATTGCGCACGGCATGCTGACCATGGGCCTCGGCGCCGGTTTTGTCACCGACTGGCTCGGCGACCCCGGTGCCATCGTCCGATACACGGCCCGCCTGTCGAACTACACCGTTGTCGAAGCCGTCTCGGCCGGAGCCGTGGAGTTCAGCGGGCGAATCAAATCGCTCGACCCCGAAACCAGAACCGCCACGGTCGTCCTCATCGCAAAGTCCGCCGGCCGCAAGATCTTCGGCCTGGCCACCACGGAGATCCGCCTCGCATAG
- a CDS encoding family 20 glycosylhydrolase — MISRRQALGLGLGAAAVPLLGRAAAAVVPAASGPVEWSVARRGVLVDVGRKYFTIEWLQRLVRYGAELGLNELHLHFSENECVRIASERHPEINDGRQYSRAEIAGLIGFAADLGVAIVPEFDMPGHMGAVLRAHPEFQLPNRFGSTLPTALDITAEGALQLAENLLDDYAEVFPESTHWNLGFDEFLGAVSIEGLYSNLDDRARQLYGPAATQHDLSTGVANRLAHRLQTHGYIVSVWNDGMLRGPVVQLSPDIVVHYWTHSLPGQVPVRQFLDAGHALVNFNDRQLYYVLGNSLVYPHPTAASILDSGWAPGHFSPMLPVSAPGPIPLELAGPQNLDGPPYPDRLAGAVFSIWCDTPSAQTEDEVFRDIAEPLAAFALRCRDPRFSGTTADVADVARAAARP, encoded by the coding sequence ATGATCAGCCGCAGACAGGCACTCGGACTCGGTCTCGGGGCCGCTGCGGTTCCACTGCTGGGGCGTGCCGCCGCCGCTGTCGTACCCGCCGCATCGGGGCCGGTCGAGTGGTCGGTGGCGCGGCGCGGCGTGCTGGTGGACGTGGGGCGGAAGTACTTCACCATCGAATGGCTCCAGCGCTTGGTCCGATACGGTGCCGAGCTCGGCCTGAACGAACTGCACCTGCACTTCTCGGAGAACGAGTGCGTCCGGATCGCCAGCGAGCGGCATCCGGAGATCAATGACGGCCGGCAGTACTCGCGGGCGGAGATCGCCGGACTCATCGGATTCGCCGCGGATCTGGGGGTCGCGATTGTCCCCGAGTTCGACATGCCGGGACATATGGGCGCGGTGCTGCGTGCGCATCCAGAGTTCCAGCTGCCCAACCGATTCGGCAGCACGCTTCCTACCGCGCTCGATATCACCGCCGAGGGCGCGCTCCAGCTCGCCGAGAATCTGCTGGACGATTACGCGGAAGTCTTCCCCGAGTCGACGCACTGGAACTTGGGATTCGACGAATTCCTGGGCGCGGTGTCGATCGAGGGACTGTATTCGAACCTCGACGACCGGGCTCGGCAGCTGTACGGGCCTGCCGCCACTCAGCACGACCTCAGCACCGGCGTCGCCAACCGCCTCGCGCACCGCCTTCAGACTCATGGGTACATCGTCAGCGTGTGGAACGACGGCATGCTCCGAGGTCCGGTGGTGCAGCTGTCGCCGGACATTGTCGTGCACTACTGGACACACTCCTTGCCCGGACAGGTTCCGGTGCGCCAGTTCCTCGACGCCGGCCACGCGCTCGTGAACTTCAACGACCGCCAGCTCTACTACGTGCTCGGCAACTCCCTCGTCTACCCGCATCCGACGGCCGCGAGCATCCTCGACAGCGGTTGGGCGCCAGGACATTTCAGCCCGATGCTGCCGGTGTCAGCGCCGGGCCCGATTCCCCTCGAGCTGGCGGGTCCGCAGAACCTCGACGGCCCGCCCTATCCGGACCGACTCGCCGGCGCCGTCTTCTCGATCTGGTGCGACACCCCGTCGGCGCAGACCGAGGACGAGGTCTTCCGCGATATCGCAGAACCCCTGGCCGCCTTCGCCCTCCGGTGCCGCGATCCCCGATTCAGCGGGACCACGGCCGACGTCGCCGATGTCGCTCGTGCCGCGGCGCGACCGTAG
- a CDS encoding DUF4126 domain-containing protein, which yields MEITSAVGAILGAFGLSGAAGLNAWLPLLVVGVADRAGWIDLGSSYGWLSSTPVLIGIGLVFLLDLVGDKIPALDSALHAIGTLVAPTSGAILFTAESSLSSHLSPAVAAVLGAVTAGSVHVGRSVARPFVTGTTAGLGNPVVSSAEDGTSLVLTILALVVPVVAFIAVLILLIGLGWLAFRAARWLRGRRARRAPEPTS from the coding sequence ATGGAGATCACATCGGCCGTCGGCGCGATTCTCGGCGCCTTCGGGCTGTCGGGCGCGGCGGGGCTCAATGCCTGGTTGCCGCTGCTGGTGGTGGGAGTCGCCGATCGGGCCGGATGGATCGATCTGGGCAGCTCGTACGGATGGCTGTCGTCGACTCCGGTGTTGATCGGGATCGGCCTGGTGTTTCTGCTCGACCTTGTCGGAGACAAGATTCCCGCATTGGATTCGGCGCTGCACGCCATCGGGACCCTGGTGGCTCCGACGTCCGGGGCGATTCTTTTCACGGCCGAAAGCAGTCTGTCCTCGCATCTCTCGCCTGCCGTCGCCGCTGTTCTCGGCGCTGTCACCGCGGGCAGTGTGCACGTGGGGAGGTCGGTGGCGCGGCCGTTTGTCACGGGAACCACTGCGGGGCTGGGGAATCCGGTGGTATCGAGCGCCGAGGACGGGACCTCGCTGGTGCTGACGATCCTGGCGCTGGTGGTGCCGGTGGTGGCGTTCATCGCGGTGCTGATACTGCTGATCGGGCTGGGCTGGTTGGCATTTCGAGCCGCCCGGTGGCTACGCGGCAGGCGAGCACGGCGAGCTCCGGAGCCGACGTCGTAG
- a CDS encoding esterase/lipase family protein: MNTTRQRLAKAGIIVGVVAGLCTPHALADSASVVSAPTSGGSASGAGKPDGSVPPQGSDDWSCHPAAAHREPVVLVHGTWGNQNDWDILAPQLKLQGYCVFSLDYGRDTSSVMGARPGVYATGDISDSAHELETFVERVRTATGAAKVDIVAHSQGALVGRQYLRFDGGAPHVEKFVSIAGTNHGTTMNGLATLLDNGSATGSAEGIAARVVGLGAVQQLAGSAFVQGLNAGGDTEPGIDYTVIASRADKVSTPPEATFLTAGPDAHVDNLWVQDLCPADAFDHGTLPQSPTVGFMVQKALDPGYSGVSCPEQAPPAVTR; encoded by the coding sequence GTGAACACCACTCGGCAGCGCTTGGCGAAGGCGGGCATCATCGTCGGCGTAGTGGCCGGCCTCTGCACACCGCACGCACTGGCGGATTCCGCGAGTGTCGTCTCGGCGCCGACCTCGGGCGGCAGTGCGAGCGGCGCGGGGAAACCCGATGGCAGCGTGCCGCCGCAGGGTTCCGACGACTGGTCCTGCCATCCCGCCGCCGCGCACCGCGAGCCGGTGGTGCTCGTGCACGGCACCTGGGGCAACCAGAACGATTGGGACATTCTCGCCCCGCAATTGAAACTCCAGGGCTACTGCGTCTTCTCGCTCGATTACGGCCGAGACACCTCGAGTGTCATGGGTGCACGACCCGGCGTATACGCGACCGGTGACATCTCGGATTCGGCACACGAGCTGGAAACCTTCGTCGAACGAGTGCGCACTGCGACCGGGGCGGCGAAAGTCGATATCGTCGCCCACTCCCAAGGCGCACTGGTGGGACGCCAGTACCTGCGGTTCGACGGCGGCGCGCCACACGTCGAGAAATTCGTCTCGATCGCAGGCACCAATCACGGCACCACCATGAACGGCCTGGCCACCCTGCTCGACAACGGCAGTGCCACCGGATCCGCCGAGGGGATCGCCGCGCGCGTGGTCGGTCTGGGCGCGGTACAGCAACTGGCGGGCAGCGCCTTCGTCCAGGGGCTCAACGCGGGCGGCGACACCGAGCCCGGCATCGACTACACGGTCATCGCCAGTCGCGCGGACAAGGTTTCCACCCCGCCGGAAGCCACCTTCCTGACTGCGGGCCCAGACGCCCACGTCGACAACCTATGGGTCCAAGACCTCTGCCCCGCAGATGCTTTCGACCACGGCACCCTGCCGCAATCACCCACGGTCGGTTTCATGGTGCAGAAGGCGCTCGACCCCGGCTACTCCGGAGTGTCCTGCCCGGAGCAGGCCCCGCCGGCGGTGACCCGATGA
- a CDS encoding DUF4232 domain-containing protein — protein sequence MTALKTAGAALLAVGTLALAGCGSGTTGAGPSTVTAPGTVPTTTATDGGASTPSATTSASTPAGLGLCRTADLTLSKGRSDGTAGSTYTPLIFTNTGSKPCTVTGFPGVSLAAGNTGDPIGAPADRDKPKPTITLGVNEQASALLRITDAGNYGDRCQPVTAAGLRIYPPDNTESIFLPAQISACANSDVHLLEISSLVPGATGS from the coding sequence ATGACAGCTCTGAAAACCGCTGGCGCGGCACTGCTCGCGGTCGGCACGCTGGCACTGGCGGGATGCGGGTCCGGCACCACCGGCGCCGGACCGTCGACCGTCACCGCGCCCGGAACCGTGCCGACCACCACCGCCACCGACGGCGGCGCCTCGACCCCGAGCGCCACCACCTCCGCGAGCACCCCCGCCGGCCTCGGACTCTGCCGCACCGCCGATCTGACACTGTCCAAAGGCCGATCCGACGGCACAGCGGGTAGCACGTACACCCCGCTCATCTTCACGAACACCGGCTCGAAGCCCTGCACCGTGACCGGATTCCCCGGTGTCTCGCTCGCCGCCGGCAATACCGGCGATCCGATCGGAGCCCCCGCCGATCGAGACAAGCCGAAGCCGACCATCACCCTCGGTGTCAACGAGCAGGCCTCCGCGCTACTGCGCATCACCGACGCCGGGAACTACGGCGACAGGTGCCAGCCTGTCACCGCCGCGGGCCTGCGGATCTACCCGCCGGACAACACAGAGTCGATCTTCCTGCCCGCGCAGATCAGTGCGTGCGCCAACAGTGACGTCCACCTGCTGGAGATCTCGTCGCTCGTACCGGGCGCGACAGGGAGCTGA